In Fusarium oxysporum f. sp. lycopersici 4287 chromosome 4, whole genome shotgun sequence, a genomic segment contains:
- a CDS encoding WD repeat-containing protein → MPPKKSVDSPMSAFERRRQENMASNQKILADVAVVAKKVMPTPPKKSTPTRSKTRTPAKREPAMPTRQSSRLAGLDADNDTLKRKLAVEAEHVAAEAKAKRLRVNGDLKLGDIAVEGKKYLAGVDGFKGLVRGAQPGVRTFTEEDIKETTDKDLKELRKRMGGLKLYEHWAPNDIKITPQRVYALGLHPTESKPLIFAGDKEGNMGIFDASQSAPEVSDEDEDTSVPDPSISAFKIHSRTITSFVFSQQDNNSVYTSSYDSSIRRLDLNKGESYQVWAPSDHNEDLPISALDMAESNPHMLYFSTLEGGVGQYDTRTSDDAEIWTLSDQKIGGFSLHPLQPHLLATASLDRTLKIWDLRKITGKGDLRHPALLGEHGSRLSVSHASWSPGGHIATSSYDDTIKIYNFPDASSWKPGQDISIEPTHQVRHNNQTGRWVTILKPQWQKRPHDGIQKFVIGNMNRFVDVFASDGSQLAQLDGDGITAVPAVAHFHPSRDWVAGATSSGKLCFWQ, encoded by the exons ATGCCTCCTAAGAAAAGCGTCGACTCGCCCATGAGCGCCTTCGAGCGCAGGCGACAAGAGAATATGGCGTCAAACCAGAAGATTTTAGCCGATGTCGCCGTAGTCGCTAAGAAAGTTATGCCGACACCCCCAAAGAAGTCAACGCCAACCCGATCGAAGACCCGGACACCTGCGAAACGGGAGCCTGCGATGCCGACTCGGCAGTCCTCACGACTCGCTGGTCTCGATGCAGACAACGATACACTAAAGCGAAAACTGGCTGTCGAAGCCGAACATGTCGCAGCGGAGGCGAAAGCTAAAAGGTTGAGAGTAAATGGAGACTTGAAACTCGGCGATATCGCCGTTGAGGGCAAGAAGTATCTCGCTGGTGTGGACGGGTTTAAGGGCCTCGTCCGTGGTGCGCAGCCCGGAGTCCGAACGTTCACggaggaagatatcaaggAAACCACCGACAAGGATTTGAAGGAGCTGCGAAAGCGTATGGGTGGTTTGAAGTTATACGAGCACTGGGCTCCCAATG ACATCAAGATCACACCCCAACGTGTTTATGCTCTCGGCCTTCACCCCACCGAGTCGAAACCGCTTATCTTTGCTGGTGATAAAGAAGGTAACATGGGCATATTTGACGCTTCGCAGTCTGCTCCTGAAGTcagcgatgaagacgaagatacATCTGTGCCTGATCCTTCCATATCTGCGTTCAAGATACACAGTCGTACGATTACTTCATTCGTTTTCTCTCAGCAAGATAACAACTCTGTTTACACGTCTTCATACGACTCGTCAATCCGGCGACTGGACTTGAACAAAGGAGAGTCCTACCAGGTATGGGCGCCATCAGATCACAATGAGGATCTGCCCATTTCAGCTCTTGACATGGCGGAGTCGAACCCCCATATGTTGTACTTTTCTACACTCGAAGGCGGTGTCGGCCAGTACGACACTCGAACCTCCGATGACGCCGAAATTTGGACACTTTCGGACCAGAAGATTGGTGGATTCTCTTTGCATCCGCTCCAACCTCACTTGCTCGCGACTGCATCGTTAGACCGCACACTTAAAATTTGGGATCTTCGCAAGATCACTGGCAAAGGGGATCTCAGACATCCTGCCCTCCTTGGAGAACATGGATCGAGGCTGTCTGTATCGCACGCATCTTGGAGTCCTGGTGGCCATATTGCGACTAGCTCATATGACGATACTATTAAGATTTACAACTTCCCTGACGCTTCATCTTGGAAACCTGGCCAGGACATAAGCATTGAACCTACCCATCAAGTACGCCACAACAATCAGACTGGTCGTTGGGTGACTATTCTGAAGCCCCAATGGCAGAAGCGGCCTCACGATGGAATTCAGAAGTTTGTCATTGGCAACATGAATCGTTTTGTGGATGTTTTTGCTTCAGATGGTAGCCAACTGGCTCAGCTTGATGGAGATGGTATCACTGCAGTACCAGCCGTTGCACACTTCCACCCATCTCGCGATTGGGTCGCTGGTGCGACGTCCAGTGGTAAGCTTTGTTTCTGGCAGTGA